From the Halomonas meridiana genome, one window contains:
- a CDS encoding PAS domain-containing methyl-accepting chemotaxis protein: protein MFSPFSSGNLRGALAQHTACIYFSVEGIIQDASPLFLETVGYSLDEIKGQHHRMFCYPEDTQSAAYTSFWKALAAGEGQQGRFRRINAYGEEVWLEATYVPIKNRRGNVVQVFKVASNVTEKHQRAARERAILQALDSSMAVIEFTPDGYILDANRNFEQAMGYSLHDIRGEHHRMFCTKEFYQQRPDFWKQLAKGEFKQGKFMRLNAKGRVVWLEATYNPIVDDDGKVVKVVKFATDITRAMEASEAARATVGSARTSSNQTERIAQEGLEHLRKVITHFQHASSTLGDAQRLISDLNTQAEQINKTANTIAQIASQTNLLSLNAAVEAARAGEQGRGFAVVANEVRQLARGSSDAVNEITRVLKENSALVLRTTEAMQQVVEQGQTSQTSVQEIESIVNEILQGAQSVSHSIERLTLEPA from the coding sequence ATGTTCAGCCCCTTTTCCTCTGGAAATTTACGTGGCGCCCTGGCCCAGCACACGGCCTGTATCTACTTCTCTGTCGAGGGCATCATTCAGGATGCTAGCCCGCTATTTCTAGAAACGGTGGGCTACTCTCTGGACGAGATCAAAGGGCAGCATCACCGTATGTTCTGCTATCCAGAAGACACCCAGAGCGCAGCGTATACCTCCTTCTGGAAAGCGCTGGCCGCAGGAGAGGGTCAGCAAGGACGTTTTCGCCGTATCAATGCCTACGGTGAAGAGGTTTGGCTAGAGGCCACCTACGTTCCTATCAAAAATCGCCGAGGCAACGTCGTGCAGGTGTTCAAAGTGGCCAGCAACGTCACCGAGAAGCATCAGCGCGCCGCTCGTGAACGTGCCATCTTACAGGCGCTGGATAGCTCGATGGCGGTCATCGAGTTCACCCCCGATGGCTACATTCTGGACGCCAACCGCAACTTCGAGCAGGCCATGGGCTATTCGCTACATGACATCCGTGGCGAGCATCATCGTATGTTCTGTACGAAGGAGTTCTACCAGCAGCGCCCAGACTTCTGGAAGCAGCTCGCCAAGGGTGAGTTCAAGCAAGGCAAGTTCATGCGCTTGAATGCAAAGGGCCGCGTGGTATGGCTGGAAGCCACGTACAACCCCATCGTGGACGATGATGGCAAGGTGGTGAAGGTGGTGAAATTCGCCACGGACATTACTCGCGCCATGGAAGCATCCGAAGCCGCTCGCGCCACCGTGGGCAGCGCTCGTACCTCTTCCAATCAGACCGAGCGCATTGCACAAGAGGGGCTTGAGCACCTGCGTAAAGTCATCACTCACTTTCAGCATGCCAGCAGCACGCTGGGAGACGCGCAGCGCTTGATTAGCGATCTCAATACACAGGCAGAGCAGATCAATAAAACGGCCAACACGATTGCTCAAATTGCCAGCCAAACCAACTTGCTCTCTCTCAATGCGGCGGTGGAAGCGGCCCGGGCGGGCGAGCAGGGGCGCGGCTTTGCAGTCGTAGCTAACGAGGTGCGTCAGCTCGCCCGAGGCTCTAGCGACGCCGTCAACGAGATCACCCGAGTGCTCAAAGAGAACAGCGCCTTGGTGTTGCGCACCACTGAGGCGATGCAGCAGGTAGTGGAACAGGGA